A genomic stretch from Acinonyx jubatus isolate Ajub_Pintada_27869175 chromosome E2, VMU_Ajub_asm_v1.0, whole genome shotgun sequence includes:
- the ATP4A gene encoding potassium-transporting ATPase alpha chain 1 isoform X2: protein MPPRSSHPQENYEMYSVELGPGPGGDMAAKMSKKKAGNKGGKRKEKLENMKKEMEINDHQLSVTELEQKYQTSATKGLTASLAADLLLRDGPNALRPPRGTPEYVKFARQLAGGLQCLMWVAAAICLIAFAIQASEGDLTTDDNLYLALALIAVVVVTGCFGYYQEFKSTNIIASFKNLVPQQATVIRDGDKFQINADQLVVGDLVEMKGGDRVPADIRILQAQGCKVDNSSLTGESEPQTRSPECTHESPLETRNIAFFSTMCLEGTAQGLVVNTGDRTIIGRIASLASGVENEKTPIAIEIEHFVDIIAGLAILFGATFFVVAMCIGYTFLRAMVFFMAIVVAYVPEGLLATVTVCLSLTAKRLASKNCVVKNLEAVETLGSTSVICSDKTGTLTQNRMTVSHLWFDNHIHSADTTEDQSGQTFDQSSETWRALCRVLTLCNRAAFKSGQDAVPVPKRIVIGDASETALLKFSELTLGNAMGYRERFPKVCEIPFNSTNKFQLSIHTLEDPRDPRHVLVMKGAPERVLERCSSILIKGQELPLDEQWREAFQTAYLSLGGLGERVLGFCQLYLSEKDYPPGYAFDVEAMNFPTSGLCFAGLVSMIDPPRATVPDAVLKCRTAGIRVIMVTGDHPITAKAIAASVGIISEGSETVEDIAARLRVPLDQVNKKDARACVINGMQLKDMDPSELVEALRTHPEMVFARTSPQQKLVIVESCQRLGAIVAVTGDGVNDSPALKKADIGVAMGIAGSDAAKNAADMILLDDNFASIVTGVEQGRLIFDNLKKSIAYTLTKNIPELTPYLIYITVSVPLPLGCITILFIELCTDIFPSVSLAYEKAESDIMHLRPRNPKRDRLVNEPLAAYSYFQIGAIQSFAGFTDYFTAMAQEGWFPLLCVGLRPYWENHHLQDLQDSYGQEWTFGQRLYQQYTCYTVFFISIEMCQIADVLIRKTRRLSAFQQGFFRNRILVIAIVFQVCIGCFLCYCPGMPNIFNFMPIRYQWWLVPMPFGLLIFVYDEIRKLGVRCCPGSWWDQELYY from the exons ATGCCTCCCCGCTCCTCTCATCCCCAGGAGAATTACGAGATGTACTCAGTAGAGCTGGGACCTGGCCCTGGTGGGGACATGGCAGCCAAGATGAGCAAGAAGAAGGCAGGCAATAAAGGaggcaagaggaaggagaagctggagaacatgaagaaggagatggagatt AACGACCACCAGCTATCAGTCACGGAGCTGGAACAGAAATACCAGACCAGTGCGACCAAG GGCCTGACTGCCAGCCTGGCCGCGGATCTGCTGCTGCGGGATGGGCCCAATGCCCTGCGGCCGCCGCGTGGTACCCCTGAGTATGTCAAGTTCGCCCGGCAGCTGGCCGGTGGTCTGCAGTGCCTCATGTGGGTGGCTGCTGCCATCTGTCTCATTGCCTTTGCCATCCAGGCCAGTGAGGGGGACCTCACCACCGACGACAAT CTGTACCTGGCACTGGCCCTCATCGCCGTGGTCGTGGTCACCGGCTGCTTTGGCTACTACCAGGAGTTTAAGAGCACCAACATCATTGCCAGCTTCAAGAACCTCGTGCCCCAG caAGCAACTGTGATCCGAGATGGGGACAAGTTCCAGATCAATGCAGACCAGCTTGTGGTGGGCGACCTGGTGGAGATGAAAGGCGGGGACCGAGTGCCAGCGGACATCAGGATCCTCCAGGCCCAGGGCTGCAAGGTGGACAACTCCTCGCTGACTGGAGAGTCTGAGCCGCAGACCCGCTCGCCCGAATGTACACACGAGAGCCCCCTGGAGACCCGCAACATCGCCTTCTTCTCCACCATGTGCCTTGAAG GCACGGCACAGGGCCTGGTGGTGAACACAGGTGACCGCACCATCATTGGGCGCATTGCATCGCTGGCATCGGGAGTAGAAAATGAGAAGACCCCCATCGCTATTGAAATCGAACATTTTGTGGACATCATCGCAGGCCTGGCCATCCTCTTCGGCGCCACATTTTTTGTGGTGGCCATGTGCATTGGCTACACCTTCCTGCGGGCCATGGTCTTCTTCATGGCCATTGTGGTAGCCTACGTGCCCGAGGGGCTGCTGGCCACTGTCACG GTCTGCCTGTCCCTGACAGCCAAGCGACTGGCCAGCAAGAACTGTGTCGTCAAGAACCTGGAAGCAGTGGAGACACTGGGTTCCACATCAGTGATCTGCTCTGACAAGACAGGGACCCTCACTCAGAACCGCATGACTGTGTCCCATCTCTGGTTTGACAACCACATCCACTCGGCTGACACTACGGAAGACCAGTCAG GGCAGACGTTTGACCAGTCCTCGGAGACGTGGCGGGCGCTGTGCCGCGTGCTAACGCTGTGCAACCGCGCTGCCTTCAAGTCGGGCCAGGACGCGGTGCCGGTGCCCAAG CGCATCGTGATCGGGGACGCGTCCGAGACTGCGCTGCTCAAGTTCTCGGAGCTGACCCTAGGCAACGCCATGGGCTACCGTGAGCGCTTCCCCAAAGTCTGCGAGATCCCCTTCAACTCCACCAACAAGTTCCAG CTGTCCATCCACACACTGGAGGACCCGCGGGACCCCCGGCACGTGCTGGTGATGAAGGGCGCCCCTGAGCGCGTGTTGGAACGCTGTAGCTCCATCCTCATCAAGGGCCAGGAGCTGCCGCTGGACGAGCAGTGGCGGGAGGCTTTCCAGACTGCCTACCTTAGCCTGGGAGGCCTGGGTGAACGCGTGCTTG GATTCTGCCAGCTCTACCTGAGTGAGAAGGACTACCCTCCCGGCTACGCCTTCGATGTGGAGGCCATGAACTTTCCAACTAGTGGCCTGTGCTTTGCGGGACTTGTATCCATGATAGATCCGCCCCGGGCCACCGTCCCTGATGCTGTGCTCAAGTGCCGCACAGCAGGCATCCGG GTGATCATGGTGACAGGTGACCACCCCATCACAGCCAAGGCCATTGCAGCCAGTGTGGGTATCATTTCAGAAGGCAGCGAGACAGTGGAGGACATCGCTGCCCGCCTCCGCGTGCCTCTGGACCAAGTTAATAAGAA GGATGCCCGTGCCTGCGTCATCAATGGCATGCAGCTGAAGGACATGGACCCGTCTGAGCTGGTGGAGGCACTGCGTACTCACCCCGAGATGGTGTTTGCTCGCACCAGTCCCCAGCAGAAGCTGGTGATTGTGGAGAGCTGCCAGCGACTG GGTGCAATCGTGGCTGTGACAGGGGATGGCGTGAACGACTCCCCAGCCCTGAAGAAGGCAGACATCGGCGTGGCCATGGGCATTGCTGGCTCGGATGCTGCCAAAAATGCAGCTGACATGATCCTGCTGGATGATAACTTTGCCTCCATTGTGACGGGCGTGGAGCAGG GCCGGCTGATCTTTGATAACCTGAAAAAGTCCATCGCCTACACATTGACCAAGAACATTCCAGAGCTGACGCCGTACCTCATTTACATTACTGTCAGTGTGCCCCTGCCCCTCGGCTGCATCACCATCCTCTTCATagaactctgcactgacatc TTCCCATCTGTGTCCCTGGCATATGAGAAGGCAGAGAGTGACATCATGCATCTGCGTCCCCGGAACCCAAAGCGCGACCGATTGGTCAACGAGCCCCTGGCTGCCTACTCTTACTTCCAGATCG GTGCCATCCAATCATTTGCCGGCTTCACTGACTACTTTACGGCCATGGCCCAGGAGGGCTGGTTCCCATTGCTGTGTGTGGGGCTGCGGCCATACTGGGAGAATCACCACCTACAGGATCTGCAGGACAGCTATGGCCAGGAGTGG ACGTTTGGGCAGCGCCTGTACCAGCAGTACACCTGCTACACCGTGTTCTTCATCAGCATTGAGATGTGCCAGATCGCTGATGTCCTCATCCGCAAGACACGCCGCCTCTCTGCCTTCCAGCAGGGCTTCTTCAG GAACAGGATCCTGGTGATTGCCATCGTGTTCCAGGTCTGCATCGGCTGCTTCCTGTGCTACTGCCCCGGAATGCCCAACATCTTTAACTTCATGCCCATTCG GTACCAGTGGTGGCTGGTCCCCATGCCCTTTGGCCTCCTCATCTTCGTCTATGACGAGATCCGGAAACTTGGAGTTCGCTGTTGCCCAGGGA gctgGTGGGATCAGGAGCTCTACTATTAG
- the ATP4A gene encoding potassium-transporting ATPase alpha chain 1 isoform X1: MPPRSSHPQENYEMYSVELGPGPGGDMAAKMSKKKAGNKGGKRKEKLENMKKEMEINDHQLSVTELEQKYQTSATKGLTASLAADLLLRDGPNALRPPRGTPEYVKFARQLAGGLQCLMWVAAAICLIAFAIQASEGDLTTDDNLYLALALIAVVVVTGCFGYYQEFKSTNIIASFKNLVPQQATVIRDGDKFQINADQLVVGDLVEMKGGDRVPADIRILQAQGCKVDNSSLTGESEPQTRSPECTHESPLETRNIAFFSTMCLEGTAQGLVVNTGDRTIIGRIASLASGVENEKTPIAIEIEHFVDIIAGLAILFGATFFVVAMCIGYTFLRAMVFFMAIVVAYVPEGLLATVTVCLSLTAKRLASKNCVVKNLEAVETLGSTSVICSDKTGTLTQNRMTVSHLWFDNHIHSADTTEDQSGQTFDQSSETWRALCRVLTLCNRAAFKSGQDAVPVPKRIVIGDASETALLKFSELTLGNAMGYRERFPKVCEIPFNSTNKFQLSIHTLEDPRDPRHVLVMKGAPERVLERCSSILIKGQELPLDEQWREAFQTAYLSLGGLGERVLGFCQLYLSEKDYPPGYAFDVEAMNFPTSGLCFAGLVSMIDPPRATVPDAVLKCRTAGIRVIMVTGDHPITAKAIAASVGIISEGSETVEDIAARLRVPLDQVNKKDARACVINGMQLKDMDPSELVEALRTHPEMVFARTSPQQKLVIVESCQRLGAIVAVTGDGVNDSPALKKADIGVAMGIAGSDAAKNAADMILLDDNFASIVTGVEQGRLIFDNLKKSIAYTLTKNIPELTPYLIYITVSVPLPLGCITILFIELCTDIFPSVSLAYEKAESDIMHLRPRNPKRDRLVNEPLAAYSYFQIGAIQSFAGFTDYFTAMAQEGWFPLLCVGLRPYWENHHLQDLQDSYGQEWTFGQRLYQQYTCYTVFFISIEMCQIADVLIRKTRRLSAFQQGFFRNRILVIAIVFQVCIGCFLCYCPGMPNIFNFMPIRLVGSGALLLEGPRPSSHPCIPHSRGGGHGTLWAATGTSSNQEP, from the exons ATGCCTCCCCGCTCCTCTCATCCCCAGGAGAATTACGAGATGTACTCAGTAGAGCTGGGACCTGGCCCTGGTGGGGACATGGCAGCCAAGATGAGCAAGAAGAAGGCAGGCAATAAAGGaggcaagaggaaggagaagctggagaacatgaagaaggagatggagatt AACGACCACCAGCTATCAGTCACGGAGCTGGAACAGAAATACCAGACCAGTGCGACCAAG GGCCTGACTGCCAGCCTGGCCGCGGATCTGCTGCTGCGGGATGGGCCCAATGCCCTGCGGCCGCCGCGTGGTACCCCTGAGTATGTCAAGTTCGCCCGGCAGCTGGCCGGTGGTCTGCAGTGCCTCATGTGGGTGGCTGCTGCCATCTGTCTCATTGCCTTTGCCATCCAGGCCAGTGAGGGGGACCTCACCACCGACGACAAT CTGTACCTGGCACTGGCCCTCATCGCCGTGGTCGTGGTCACCGGCTGCTTTGGCTACTACCAGGAGTTTAAGAGCACCAACATCATTGCCAGCTTCAAGAACCTCGTGCCCCAG caAGCAACTGTGATCCGAGATGGGGACAAGTTCCAGATCAATGCAGACCAGCTTGTGGTGGGCGACCTGGTGGAGATGAAAGGCGGGGACCGAGTGCCAGCGGACATCAGGATCCTCCAGGCCCAGGGCTGCAAGGTGGACAACTCCTCGCTGACTGGAGAGTCTGAGCCGCAGACCCGCTCGCCCGAATGTACACACGAGAGCCCCCTGGAGACCCGCAACATCGCCTTCTTCTCCACCATGTGCCTTGAAG GCACGGCACAGGGCCTGGTGGTGAACACAGGTGACCGCACCATCATTGGGCGCATTGCATCGCTGGCATCGGGAGTAGAAAATGAGAAGACCCCCATCGCTATTGAAATCGAACATTTTGTGGACATCATCGCAGGCCTGGCCATCCTCTTCGGCGCCACATTTTTTGTGGTGGCCATGTGCATTGGCTACACCTTCCTGCGGGCCATGGTCTTCTTCATGGCCATTGTGGTAGCCTACGTGCCCGAGGGGCTGCTGGCCACTGTCACG GTCTGCCTGTCCCTGACAGCCAAGCGACTGGCCAGCAAGAACTGTGTCGTCAAGAACCTGGAAGCAGTGGAGACACTGGGTTCCACATCAGTGATCTGCTCTGACAAGACAGGGACCCTCACTCAGAACCGCATGACTGTGTCCCATCTCTGGTTTGACAACCACATCCACTCGGCTGACACTACGGAAGACCAGTCAG GGCAGACGTTTGACCAGTCCTCGGAGACGTGGCGGGCGCTGTGCCGCGTGCTAACGCTGTGCAACCGCGCTGCCTTCAAGTCGGGCCAGGACGCGGTGCCGGTGCCCAAG CGCATCGTGATCGGGGACGCGTCCGAGACTGCGCTGCTCAAGTTCTCGGAGCTGACCCTAGGCAACGCCATGGGCTACCGTGAGCGCTTCCCCAAAGTCTGCGAGATCCCCTTCAACTCCACCAACAAGTTCCAG CTGTCCATCCACACACTGGAGGACCCGCGGGACCCCCGGCACGTGCTGGTGATGAAGGGCGCCCCTGAGCGCGTGTTGGAACGCTGTAGCTCCATCCTCATCAAGGGCCAGGAGCTGCCGCTGGACGAGCAGTGGCGGGAGGCTTTCCAGACTGCCTACCTTAGCCTGGGAGGCCTGGGTGAACGCGTGCTTG GATTCTGCCAGCTCTACCTGAGTGAGAAGGACTACCCTCCCGGCTACGCCTTCGATGTGGAGGCCATGAACTTTCCAACTAGTGGCCTGTGCTTTGCGGGACTTGTATCCATGATAGATCCGCCCCGGGCCACCGTCCCTGATGCTGTGCTCAAGTGCCGCACAGCAGGCATCCGG GTGATCATGGTGACAGGTGACCACCCCATCACAGCCAAGGCCATTGCAGCCAGTGTGGGTATCATTTCAGAAGGCAGCGAGACAGTGGAGGACATCGCTGCCCGCCTCCGCGTGCCTCTGGACCAAGTTAATAAGAA GGATGCCCGTGCCTGCGTCATCAATGGCATGCAGCTGAAGGACATGGACCCGTCTGAGCTGGTGGAGGCACTGCGTACTCACCCCGAGATGGTGTTTGCTCGCACCAGTCCCCAGCAGAAGCTGGTGATTGTGGAGAGCTGCCAGCGACTG GGTGCAATCGTGGCTGTGACAGGGGATGGCGTGAACGACTCCCCAGCCCTGAAGAAGGCAGACATCGGCGTGGCCATGGGCATTGCTGGCTCGGATGCTGCCAAAAATGCAGCTGACATGATCCTGCTGGATGATAACTTTGCCTCCATTGTGACGGGCGTGGAGCAGG GCCGGCTGATCTTTGATAACCTGAAAAAGTCCATCGCCTACACATTGACCAAGAACATTCCAGAGCTGACGCCGTACCTCATTTACATTACTGTCAGTGTGCCCCTGCCCCTCGGCTGCATCACCATCCTCTTCATagaactctgcactgacatc TTCCCATCTGTGTCCCTGGCATATGAGAAGGCAGAGAGTGACATCATGCATCTGCGTCCCCGGAACCCAAAGCGCGACCGATTGGTCAACGAGCCCCTGGCTGCCTACTCTTACTTCCAGATCG GTGCCATCCAATCATTTGCCGGCTTCACTGACTACTTTACGGCCATGGCCCAGGAGGGCTGGTTCCCATTGCTGTGTGTGGGGCTGCGGCCATACTGGGAGAATCACCACCTACAGGATCTGCAGGACAGCTATGGCCAGGAGTGG ACGTTTGGGCAGCGCCTGTACCAGCAGTACACCTGCTACACCGTGTTCTTCATCAGCATTGAGATGTGCCAGATCGCTGATGTCCTCATCCGCAAGACACGCCGCCTCTCTGCCTTCCAGCAGGGCTTCTTCAG GAACAGGATCCTGGTGATTGCCATCGTGTTCCAGGTCTGCATCGGCTGCTTCCTGTGCTACTGCCCCGGAATGCCCAACATCTTTAACTTCATGCCCATTCG gctgGTGGGATCAGGAGCTCTACTATTAGAGGGACCGCGGCCTTCAAGCCATCCTTGCATCCCCCACAGCAGAGGTGGGGGGCACGGGACCCTTTGGGCAGCCACCGGAACATCAAGCAATCAAGAGCCCTAG